A window of the Lolium perenne isolate Kyuss_39 chromosome 7, Kyuss_2.0, whole genome shotgun sequence genome harbors these coding sequences:
- the LOC127312409 gene encoding uncharacterized protein encodes MATRSTPGSRDGRSSTRPVSTSGGRPTSSNARPSSSDATSRRPARASLSPAPLPASSDKPVPSFLRPTVSSSLRSTSPSPISRPSSSKGSPIPPQSPAAGRATRSITPKRTPAQQPASSPRPVTPKRSPVQPVSVPRAVSMDKAKAKSASTSRWSVASPRLLMQKASNALKTSKLRSKKNKDLAGPAASAVASVKQASSSSGEIKTEPPPRSLPVQEEVTVEHRRPETTTEASGGASGGIKIETARALPVEVQQHHPSETVTEAPLNVQAEVAAEPKATENQPEEATSREVISTDHVKTEEDRGQEEQVTTEEPRRDADKGKAPVEEKAIPEESVVAVNVHMSAAEEKPQTGQVEKKVIPEEPPEAVKVHTPVAEEKLQTGVVEEASEKEAERNTEDELPPAAVVAESAKKPAASLNLQDEPATSAAEEEVVVETNAVERQQEEPPKPEEIREISEESVIPEQITVNPEKSVTPEEITVRSEKSVATAEVPKEQPAATEKQEEAAEEPQMVAAARASSLPATSLEEALEQMDATAKAQASTSRSEPVTPAKEAISKDKAVIDTLLSTSAPTTPVKGAVQKGGATSSPLLARIPEEMRFSFKGSRVKTAMEKRPEEEQPKKKEVARSNDVLEEAKSKLLEKKKSKVGALVGAFETVMDSPRVSTPGAKSKPTLR; translated from the coding sequence ATGGCCACACGGTCAACGCCAGGGTCGCGAGACGGCAGAAGCAGCACACGCCCAGTAAGCACGAGCGGCGGCAGACCGACGTCGTCCAACGCGCGGCCGTCGAGCTCCGACGCCACATCCCGCCGTCCCGCCCGCGCCTCACTCAGCCCCGCGCCGTTGCCAGCGTCGTCGGACAAGCCGGTGCCGTCCTTCCTCCGCCCCACCGTCAGCTCGTCCCTGCGCAGCACCTCCCCGTCTCCCATCTCCAGGCCGTCCTCCTCCAAGGGGTCCCCAATCCCCCCGCAGTCGCCGGCGGCGGGCCGCGCTACGCGTTCGATCACGCCGAAGAGGACCCCTGCGCAGCAGCCGGCAAGCTCGCCGCGGCCGGTCACGCCGAAGCGGTCCCCCGTGCAGCCGGTGAGCGTGCCGCGGGCGGTCTCCATGGACAAGGCCAAGGCCAAGTCGGCGTCCACGTCGCGGTGGTCCGTGGCGTCGCCCAGGCTACTGATGCAGAAGGCGTCCAATGCGTTGAAGACCAGCAAGCTCCGCAGCAAGAAGAACAAGGACCTGGCCGGCCCGGCGGCCTCGGCGGTGGCGTCCGTCAAGCAGGCGTCCAGTTCTTCCGGTGAGATCAAGACCGAGCCGCCGCCGAGATCCCTGCCGGTGCAAGAAGAGGTGACTGTGGAGCACCGCCGCCCTGAAACGACTACCGAGGCGTCCGGTGGTGCTTCCGGCGGGATCAAGATCGAAACGGCGAGAGCCCTGCCCGTGGAGGTGCAGCAGCACCATCCCTCTGAAACGGTCACAGAGGCACCTCTCAACGTGCAAGCAGAGGTGGCCGCGGAACCCAAAGCTACCGAAAACCAACCGGAGGAGGCGACTTCTCGAGAAGTTATCAGTACTGATCATGTCAAAACAGAGGAGGACAGGGGTCAGGAGGAGCAGGTGACTACAGAAGAGCCGAGAAGAGATGCAGACAAGGGGAAGGCCCCTGTTGAAGAGAAGGCCATACCGGAGGAGTCCGTGGTAGCGGTGAACGTGCATATGTCGGCGGCAGAAGAGAAGCCGCAAACCGGCCAAGTTGAAAAGAAGGTCATACCGGAGGAGCCTCCTGAAGCCGTGAAGGTGCACACGCCGGTGGCGGAAGAGAAGCTGCAAACCGGCGTAGTCGAGGAGGCGTCAGAAAAGGAAGCTGAGAGGAACACAGAGGATGAACTGCCGCCGGCCGCCGTCGTAGCAGAATCAGCGAAGAAGCCAGCAGCGTCGCTGAACTTGCAAGATGAACCGGCAACCAGCGCGGCTGAAGAGGAGGTCGTCGTGGAGACCAATGCCGTGGAGAGGCAACAAGAAGAGCCGCCAAAGCCCGAAGAGATCAGAGAGATCTCTGAAGAAAGTGTGATACCCGAACAAATTACGGTGAACCCGGAAAAAAGTGTGACGCCCGAAGAAATTACAGTCCGCTCTGAAAAAAGTGTGGCGACCGCTGAAGTACCGAAAGAGCAACCAGCGGCTACCGAGAAGCAAGAGGAAGCTGCCGAGGAACCCCAAATGGTCGCGGCGGCCAGGGCATCTTCACTGCCGGCGACGTCGCTGGAAGAAGCTCTGGAGCAAATGGACGCAACAGCCAAGGCGCAGGCGAGCACTTCGCGGTCGGAGCCGGTGACGCCAGCCAAGGAGGCTATCAGCAAGGACAAGGCGGTGATCGACACGCTGCTGAGCACGTCGGCGCCAACGACGCCGGTGAAAGGGGCTGTCCAGAAGGGCGGGGCGACGTCGTCGCCGTTGCTGGCGAGGATCCCGGAGGAGATGCGGTTCTCGTTCAAGGGGAGCAGGGTGAAGACGGCGATGGAGAAGCGGCCTGAGGAGGAGCAGCCCAAGAAGAAGGAGGTGGCGCGGAGCAACGACGTGCTGGAGGAGGCCAAGAGCAAGCTGctggagaagaagaagagcaaggtGGGAGCGCTGGTGGGTGCGTTCGAGACCGTCATGGACAGCCCCCGCGTGTCCACGCCAGGCGCCAAATCGAAACCAACGCTCAGGTGA